The genomic region gacatggccaaggtaagaaaggctgaaagacgaccaccactgaacaagacacacaagctgaaacgtcaagactgggccaagaaatatctcaagactgatttttctaaggttttatggactgatgaaatgagagtgagtcttgatgggccagatggatggtcccgtggctggattggtaaagggcagagagctccagtccgactcagacgccagcaaggtggaggtggagtactggtttgggctggtatcatcaaagatgagcttgtggggccttttcgggttgaggatggagtcaagctcaactcccagtcctactgccagtttctggaagacaccttcttcaagcagtggtacaggaagaagtctgcatccttcaagaaaaacatgattttcatgcaggacaatgctccatcacacgcgtccaagtactccacagcgtggctggcaagaaagggtataaaagaagaaaatctaatgacatggcctccttgttcacctgatctgaaccccattgagaacctgtggtccatcatcaaatgtgagatttacaaggagggaaaacattacacctctctgaacagtgtctgggaggctgtggttgctgctgcacgcaatgttgatggtgaacagatcaaaacactgacagaatccatggatggcaggcttttgagtgtccttgcaaagaaaggtggctatattggtcactgatttgtttttgaatgtcagaaatgtatatttgtgaatgttgagctgttatattggtttcactggtaaaaataaataattgaaatgggtatatatttgttttttgttaagttgcctaataattatgcacagtaatagtcacctgcacacacagatatccccctaaaatagctataactaaaaacaaactaaaaactacttccaaaactattcagctttgatattaatgagttttttgggttcattgagaacatggttgttgttcaataataaaattaatcctcaaaaatacaacttgcctaataattctgcactccctgtagtatcaaaatcaatttaaagggacataatactttcttctagtattgtttaaaaagatagctaacacctttactacccattccccaacttttgcataacctacattgttatatattataacctctaagtttgcctttaTCTAGGGCCCTGCagtctgtctcttatctcagtgctttttattagctttttaaatcttgcagaacagccagacagtgctagttcatgtgtgccttatagattaCATTGTACTCCCATGGGTAAAGTATAatagttatacaagaaccagcacaaattggctaaaatccaagattataaaaagcattgagataaggggcattctgcagGGGCTTAAAtataggtaatcatagaggtaaaaattttcttttctgattcagatagagcatgcaatgttaagcaactttttaatttattcctattagcaaatgttcttcattctctttttatttttatttgaaaagcaagaatgtaagtatagatgccgacctatttttagtgaacaacctgggctgttcttgcttattggtggattaattcatccatcaataaacaagtgctgtccagggttctggactttctttttcatataaagattgcaagagaaaaatgaaaaattgataataggagtaaattagaaagttgcttaaaactgcatgctctatctgaatcacaaaagaaaaaatgtgggttcagtatccctttaatttaacagtactggttatgcaaaactatgtttttaaacaataacagttttcaagtagactgtccctttaaatagcttcaGCTTTTCAAAGCAATATTAGTTATTGTTAGAAAGCTTTTctttcatatacattatatatttcttatactttaatatatctttaaaaaccAACACATATCAATTCTACTGTAGAATTATGTGGATACATGCAGAATAACTAATATATTACTCTTATTATTTCTCTTTGGGTATCAGCAGCGCTTATATAACATTGTTAACATTAATATGTTCAGCTTCTGCAGCTACAGATTGGGTAACTGAAAATTCTTGCAGGTCTGtagaatttattatttttagaaATACGCTTACAACCATCTGTAATATTGTCCTTTATAACATCTCATATGTTTTATATCTTTATACCTACCTAGAAGATTACAAACAATAGAAAGCAGGCTTATATAAAGAATATTCTTGTAGCAGGGAAACACCTTTGGGTAATAATAATATCATATGGCTAGAAAGAGGTCTAATATTTTTATCATGTTTACTtagagtgaatgtaaatttgaatgaataagtcaagtgcccagtttttaaaaatactattaaatacaggggcactttattaattaaaatttactttgaagcgtttttttttttaaaaatacttaacctttttctttaggaaaaccagaccgaCGATTCTACGCCCCCGCTTCTTCTGCTGTACTTCCtgtgtacttagcacagcaatgacgaaaccggcttccttgaATCGTTACGTGGCCTCACAAGATAGACGCCTTGGGTGTGCTCGAAACGATTGGAGGACACCGGTTTCATCATTGCGGTGCTAAATACAGAGGAGCTGCGAGCGTAGGATCGctggtctggttttcctaaagaagtattttattaaaaaaatgcttcaatgcaataacactctgaatttcaaaaaagcagtagattttttttatggcaaattattttttttcccatttgccagcctcctgtattatgtgacagacatcagctaatcacatacTAGTATGCACATTTCCTGTGATCttgagcacatgctcagtagttgtTGGTGCACAtattaaaagattgtgcaaaatttgatacttgaagtaaattgtaaagattcttaaaattgtgtgctctttttgaatcaggaaagtttaattttgacttaaggggccctttaaccccttaacgaccgaggacgtgcagggtacgtcctcaaaaaaaaggcagttaatgcctgaggacgtaccctgcacgtcctcggtgtggaaagcagctggaagcgatcctgtttgcttccagctgctttccggttattgcagtgatgcctcgatatggaggcatcctgcaataaccttttgaagccatccggtgcagagagagccactctgtggccctctctgcaccggagatcggtggcttccttcgttggtgggtgggagcattaccgggaggcgggtggcggccatcgatggccctggagatgtggaggggggcgggatcgtgggcggggatgcccgggggcgcgcacggacgcgcgcgcgtgcacgggagggcgggggcgggcgcgtgcacggggagggagcgggtgggaaccgctacactacagaaaaaggtgcaatcagtttaaaataactggaaaaaaaaaacaatcaatgaggtggttggggtttgtggtggtgggggggggggggtttggggaagctacactacagaaaaaaaaaacttaagaaaaaaaagcacttttttgtataagctgggtactggcagacagctgccagtacccaagatggccccaataaggcagatagggaaggttacaaagctgttttgggggggatcagggaggttggaggctaaggggggtcctatacagcagaataattattatttttttttaaaaaaaaacctataccccccaaaaagcttttattttagtactggcagactttctgccagtacttaagatggcggggacaattgtggggtgggggagggaagggagctgtttgggagggatcagggggtctgatgtgtcaggtgggaggctgatctctacactaaagctaaaattaaccctgcaagctccctacaaacttcctaattaaccccttcactgctagccataatacacgtgtgatgcgcagcagcattttgcggccttctaattaccagaaagcaacaccaaagtcatatatatatgctatttctgaacaaaggggatcccagagaagcatttacaaccatttgtgccataattgcacaagctgtttgtaaatgatttcagtgagaaacctaaaattgtgaaaaatttaacgttttttttttatttgatcgcatttggcggtgaaatggtggcatgaaatataccaaaatgggcctagatcattactttgggttgtctactacactacactaaagctaaaattaaccatacaagctccctacaagctccctaattaacccctgcactgctgggcataatacacgtgtggtgcgcagcggcatttagcggccttctaattaccaaaaagcaatgccaaagccatatatgtctgctatttctgaacaaaggggatcccagagaagcatttacaaccatttgtgccataattgcacaagctgtttgtaaataatttcagtgagaaaccgaaagtttgtgaaaaaatttgtgaaaaagtgaacgatattttgtatttgatcgcatttggcggtgaaatggtggcatgaaatataccaaaattggcctagattaatactttgggatgtcttctaaaaaaaaatatatacatgtcaattgatattcagggattcctgaaagatattagtgttccaatgtaactagcgctaattttgaaaaaaagtagtttggaaatagcaaaatgctacttgtatttatggccctatagctttcaaaaaaagcaaagaacatgtaaatattaggtatttctaaactcaggacaaaatttagaaactatttagcatgtttttttttggtggttgtagatgtgtaacagattttgggggtcaaagttaaaaaaagtgtgtttttttccattttttcctcatattttatatatttttttatagtaaattataagatatgatgaaaataatggtatttttagaaagttaatttaatggcgagaaaaacggtatataatatgtgtgggtacagtaaatgagtaagagggaaattacagctaaacacaaacaccgcaaaaatgtaaaaatagccttggtcccaaacggacagaaaatggaaaagtgctgtggtcattaaggggttaatgtaactaGATTGTTTACCTAAACGCAATGCAAAATGTGAATCTTGCAACACTTTAATTGTGGATAAAGAGAAGTAAAGAACTCCTTAGCTTTCAAAATCTATGTTCTGAAAGGAATTATGTGTTCTGTTATTTTTACTATTGACTTCACAAGAAAGAAACTGACCTTTCTAACAAGAGAATATTAAGATAGAGAGAAGACCTTTATAAGattgaaaaataaatgtaaaaaggtaAATTCATGTGGTAAATGTGGAATCTCgtctctgaaaaataaaaataaccatttCAGAGAATGTGAATCACCATCTCCCTCAAGTGGCCATTTAAATAATGTCATTATCTTCTTCAATAGCTAAAATAATGTATAATTATAGTTAACTTCACTAAAGACTTGgcagttgttttttaatttgtcAAACCTGTATGAATTACTATCTTGTATATTTATCAAACCATAAAAAAATGCTTAAACCATCTCGTAAAACATGCAgacacaaaacaataataaaaatacaacagGAACCATAATAGTTAATGTAATGCAGCCCTTGTATATAGCCAGTGGGGTTAGGAAACGTCTTTTGCAGCAAATGAATAAAAATCCCTTTTGTTGATTTTTTTCCAGCATGCAGATCAATAGAAAATTACCAAGCATGACACCGGCTGTTATTTTGTTTAGTTCATGTTTCATTCAGCACCTTGGAGAGCTCCCATGTTTTTGCTGAACGCATGattccacctcctggacagcacttgttctaCACTGGATGACGATGATAAAACCTGGAATATAAATCAAATTGAAAGCCTGGCAAACTCACAGGGACTTTGGAACCTATCAGTAGAAAGAGATGTAGCTGGAATCTGCTACAAGTATTTTCAAGACATTCATCAGTTCTATCTATTGATATAAATGCAACTACATCATCTACTGATATAAATGCTATTACAGCAGAACAGTTTGTCAAAGATTCTAAACTACATGGCATTTTAAGAgtctaatatctttaaaacagatatttttttGTATAGAAATGAACTACATTTGTAAGGCAAAttaaaatttcttcttttttttccaagaAATTCTTTCTCTGGTAATGCACGTTTGCTAAATAGCAAGTGTTTATTGCACAAAGCCACTGGAACCAAACAGGAAACCTACCTGTGATACTGTAACATGGGATGGATGTCAGTTGTAACCTCAGTTACTGTGGAGTAGCAGCCAGCATGCAGGAATCAGAGCAGAGAGATCTGTTTGGGATGTTTCCACTTTTCTTTGAAGAAAGACAACTGAATAGGACAAATGAATCTTTACAGGACTTTTTTAAGAGTTTCAACCTGGAAAAATCTGATATTATtggagacagctctgctgtagtaaGAATAATGATTTCAATAGTATATTCTGTGGTGTGTGCTCTTGGACTTGTAGGGAATTTGCTAGTGCTGTACCTCATGAAAACTAAACAAGGCTGGAAAAAATCATCTATCAATCTCTTTGTTACCAGCTTAGCAATTACAGACTTCCAGTTTGTATTGACTTTGCCGTTCTGGGCAGTGGAGAATGCATTAGATTTCAGCTGGCTATTTGGGAAGGCTATGTGCAAGATTGTGTCTTATGTGACAGCAATGAACATGTACGCTAGTGTGTTCTTTCTGACTGCAATGAGTGTAGCCAGGTACTATTCAGTGGCGTCTGCacttaaaacaaaaagaagaaatattGGATGCTCTGCCAAATGGGTCAGTGTACTTATCTGGGTCTCTGCAATTTTAGCTTCATTACCCAATGCTATATTTTGTACAACTTCGACTGTTTCCAGTGATGTGCTTTGCCTAGTAAAATTTCCAGTAAAAAATGACAATCCTCAGTTTTGGTTGGGACTTTATCATGCTCAGAAAGTTTTGTTAGGGTTTGTTATTCCACTGTTTATTATAACAATATGTTACCTGCTACTTGTTAGGTTCATCACAGACAGGAATGTCAGCAGCTCCAGTACTAAACGGAGATCCAAAGTGACCAAATCTGTAACAATAGTAGTACTTTCATTTTTTCTCTGCTGGCTTCCCAATCATGCTTTGACAACCTGGGGCATCCTAATCAAA from Bombina bombina isolate aBomBom1 chromosome 2, aBomBom1.pri, whole genome shotgun sequence harbors:
- the RXFP3 gene encoding relaxin-3 receptor 1 gives rise to the protein MDVSCNLSYCGVAASMQESEQRDLFGMFPLFFEERQLNRTNESLQDFFKSFNLEKSDIIGDSSAVVRIMISIVYSVVCALGLVGNLLVLYLMKTKQGWKKSSINLFVTSLAITDFQFVLTLPFWAVENALDFSWLFGKAMCKIVSYVTAMNMYASVFFLTAMSVARYYSVASALKTKRRNIGCSAKWVSVLIWVSAILASLPNAIFCTTSTVSSDVLCLVKFPVKNDNPQFWLGLYHAQKVLLGFVIPLFIITICYLLLVRFITDRNVSSSSTKRRSKVTKSVTIVVLSFFLCWLPNHALTTWGILIKWNVLQFSYEYFTIQAYIFPLTVCLAHSNSCLNPILYCLMRREFRKALKNLFWRITSPSLTNMRPFTATTKPEQDEQAHCMVPLNPAEPDVICYPPGAVIYNGRYDLLPSSSTEQRY